The following coding sequences lie in one Kamptonema formosum PCC 6407 genomic window:
- a CDS encoding (2Fe-2S) ferredoxin domain-containing protein: protein MPEIEGDRTNSDPQPPCILVCQYQSCLRNGAAEVLEAFEAAAVPGITVQASGCQGQCSIGPTVRITPEEIWYCRVKPTDVQLIVEQHLQGGKPVDALLNPRIHVRFYY, encoded by the coding sequence ATGCCAGAAATAGAGGGCGATCGCACTAACTCCGATCCCCAACCTCCCTGCATATTAGTTTGCCAGTACCAATCTTGCCTCAGAAACGGTGCAGCAGAAGTGCTGGAGGCTTTTGAGGCCGCCGCAGTTCCAGGCATCACAGTGCAAGCTAGCGGTTGCCAAGGACAATGTAGCATCGGCCCTACAGTGCGAATCACCCCTGAAGAGATTTGGTATTGCAGAGTTAAACCCACTGACGTACAGCTAATAGTTGAACAGCATCTTCAAGGCGGGAAACCTGTAGATGCGTTGCTTAATCCGAGAATTCACGTCCGTTTTTATTATTAA
- a CDS encoding AAA family ATPase yields the protein MSQNSNPVPRLDLAPKLSHPLSLWNPLDYLRLLYWVFFFPQALPFYIDTFGGNGFKEAKTLKDKWEWLRKNPIQRRLTLQALALIFVIPIGLNLFMKTIGIPINSSVFSWGMAWGVAWGVAWGIQWGINLWGAVWGAALGAVFGVLWGAVWGAVWGVVYGAVWDEVWRNALVVALSAVLGVVLGVLFGVVFGVVLGVYTRLGDWIFALAFTLLQARNKNRYFPHITPLPLPYLSSQVANWLRRDWETGKHNINQLLRFTLQFIPVVQAVNRALAETPPELLIYRVAQLADELYDWNLLHFVSASLNKFLKLQTLRSLFSIPFLPHRWQQRFNNHFETKMRLDIPASAAAGFLYLYQQNPAQATEAFAVVRHLPYGEEAFTLAKILSVFNQTNDPTLATIKLPASPNQPSLHLTAWEAIAALRWVIFDLQIVRESASESARSLALNRALGELQGILDGAANISQAERYLIINIAQRWQTALLAITREIGNISITEPVTNPYIIGDPVQTKLFVGREDIMRELKELWVVSHRLQSVVLYGHRRMGKTSILLNVGNILGAKVHLAYINLLLVGQSNQGVGEVLIKISDAISLAVNLPSPADEGFLKLPYITFERYLKQVVANLDGGLIIALDEFEKIEELIEAKKIDPDFMGFLRGLVQMSPKIAFALAGLHTLEEMTEDYFHPFFSSIIPIRVGFLSPGATRQILANPDDDFLLDYKPEAMDTIYQLTQGQPYLVQLIGFLLVRRYNDLVFEMGKTLDPVFTRDDVEAVINDPDFFIKGRYYFTGVWGQSAQGSPGQQEILKILAPHPEGINLDRIIQAINMDETTLNEAIETLKRHDVIQETNAQYHIIVELFRRWVLENK from the coding sequence ATGAGTCAAAATTCTAACCCTGTTCCCCGCTTAGATTTAGCTCCTAAATTGAGTCACCCTCTTTCATTATGGAATCCCCTAGATTATCTGCGGTTATTGTATTGGGTGTTCTTTTTTCCCCAAGCTTTGCCATTCTATATAGACACCTTTGGGGGTAATGGTTTTAAGGAGGCAAAGACTTTAAAAGATAAATGGGAATGGCTGCGCAAAAATCCTATCCAGCGACGGTTAACTTTACAAGCTTTAGCGTTGATATTTGTAATTCCTATTGGTTTGAATCTCTTTATGAAAACGATAGGCATTCCTATCAATTCGAGTGTTTTTTCGTGGGGCATGGCATGGGGCGTGGCGTGGGGCGTGGCGTGGGGCATACAGTGGGGTATAAATCTGTGGGGCGCGGTGTGGGGCGCGGCGTTGGGCGCAGTGTTCGGCGTGCTGTGGGGCGCAGTGTGGGGCGCAGTGTGGGGTGTGGTGTACGGCGCGGTGTGGGACGAGGTGTGGCGCAATGCGTTGGTCGTGGCGTTGAGCGCAGTGTTGGGCGTGGTGTTGGGTGTGTTGTTCGGCGTAGTGTTCGGTGTGGTGTTAGGCGTGTATACCCGCCTTGGAGATTGGATTTTCGCTTTAGCGTTTACCTTGCTCCAGGCGAGAAACAAAAATAGGTATTTTCCTCACATTACCCCTCTTCCTCTTCCTTACCTGTCTTCTCAAGTTGCTAATTGGCTGAGGCGAGATTGGGAAACAGGAAAGCACAACATTAATCAACTATTGCGATTTACCCTTCAGTTTATCCCTGTTGTTCAAGCTGTTAATCGAGCGCTTGCCGAGACTCCTCCAGAACTACTTATCTATCGTGTCGCTCAATTAGCCGACGAGCTTTATGATTGGAATTTATTGCATTTTGTCTCAGCTTCTCTGAATAAATTCCTTAAGTTACAAACCCTCAGAAGTTTATTTTCTATTCCTTTTTTGCCCCATCGCTGGCAGCAGCGATTCAATAATCATTTTGAAACAAAGATGCGTTTAGATATCCCTGCCAGTGCAGCGGCTGGTTTCTTGTATTTGTATCAACAAAACCCAGCACAAGCAACTGAAGCGTTTGCAGTCGTGCGCCATCTCCCCTATGGCGAAGAAGCTTTCACCTTAGCGAAAATTCTATCAGTTTTTAACCAAACTAACGATCCAACTCTTGCCACCATCAAATTACCAGCATCCCCTAATCAACCGTCTTTACACTTGACTGCTTGGGAAGCAATTGCAGCCTTACGGTGGGTTATTTTCGATCTGCAAATTGTCCGGGAATCTGCCTCAGAATCAGCGCGTTCTCTGGCTCTAAACCGCGCATTAGGCGAACTACAAGGCATTCTGGATGGAGCCGCAAATATCTCGCAAGCTGAACGATATTTAATTATAAATATTGCACAAAGATGGCAAACAGCTTTACTAGCAATTACTCGTGAAATCGGCAATATTTCCATCACCGAACCCGTAACTAATCCCTACATTATCGGCGATCCAGTTCAAACTAAACTCTTTGTCGGTCGCGAAGACATTATGAGAGAATTAAAGGAATTGTGGGTTGTCAGCCATCGCCTCCAATCTGTCGTCCTCTACGGACACCGACGGATGGGTAAAACCTCAATTTTGCTGAATGTTGGCAACATTCTAGGTGCCAAAGTTCACCTAGCCTATATCAACTTACTGCTAGTTGGACAGAGTAATCAAGGCGTAGGAGAAGTGCTGATTAAGATTAGCGATGCTATTTCTCTTGCCGTCAACTTGCCATCACCTGCCGATGAAGGTTTCCTCAAACTTCCCTATATTACCTTTGAACGCTACCTCAAACAAGTAGTAGCAAATTTAGACGGCGGGTTAATTATTGCCTTAGATGAGTTCGAGAAAATTGAAGAATTAATCGAAGCTAAAAAAATCGATCCAGATTTCATGGGATTTCTGCGGGGACTGGTGCAAATGAGTCCGAAAATTGCCTTTGCCCTTGCTGGTTTGCACACCTTAGAAGAAATGACAGAAGATTATTTTCATCCTTTCTTTTCTAGCATTATCCCCATCCGCGTTGGTTTCCTCTCCCCAGGTGCAACTCGCCAAATTTTAGCCAACCCCGATGATGATTTTCTCCTCGACTACAAACCCGAAGCAATGGATACCATCTACCAGTTAACACAGGGCCAACCCTATCTCGTACAACTGATCGGATTTCTGCTAGTCCGCCGCTACAATGACCTAGTATTTGAAATGGGAAAAACCCTCGATCCAGTCTTTACCAGAGATGATGTGGAAGCTGTCATTAATGACCCCGATTTCTTCATCAAAGGTCGCTACTATTTTACAGGTGTTTGGGGTCAATCTGCCCAAGGATCACCGGGACAACAGGAAATATTAAAAATATTAGCCCCTCACCCAGAAGGTATCAATTTAGATCGCATAATTCAGGCAATAAATATGGATGAAACAACATTAAATGAAGCGATAGAAACTCTCAAACGTCACGATGTCATCCAAGAAACCAATGCCCAATATCATATCATCGTCGAGCTATTCCGCCGCTGGGTATTAGAAAATAAGTGA
- a CDS encoding ATP-binding protein, which produces MDSQEQDQEQQEKQRFLEDVAKHCQFSGRMRSVFLLRFDEKNEEEGHKKIEIRLKIEYQNVSEDLQVICKVLSGLKGKRGRPPTGESPWKTTYILLWTQHYPLWKSDYSAWQKQILKLVTENPIKSDTQLVESQSDLTEIYNPIKPQILPPEIPISEIHFSNPFIPRNGMIDNPQLFFPREREIRNIFETLNSGSSVAVIGQSAMGKSSLLMEICRQAPNKLTTPRQPIYLELNGCMDENQVYSRFANKIGIEISNGDLYSALQNHKLLLALDNVECQGFTRSVRDCLRSLAEGSQSPLKLVIAATKFLDELFNDSQAGGTSPLAGICQSEVLKPWNETIIRKFIDSRLKAPWLKSVTNPVSFTEEEIALLIAESGGHPQKLMQLCYQTYAGYLEEIQ; this is translated from the coding sequence ATGGATTCACAGGAGCAAGACCAGGAGCAACAAGAAAAGCAGCGTTTTTTAGAGGATGTGGCTAAACATTGTCAATTCTCTGGGAGGATGCGTTCAGTGTTCCTGCTTCGCTTTGATGAAAAGAATGAAGAGGAAGGCCATAAAAAAATTGAAATTCGTTTAAAGATAGAATATCAAAACGTTTCTGAAGATTTGCAGGTAATCTGTAAAGTTTTGAGTGGTTTAAAAGGAAAGAGAGGACGACCTCCCACTGGTGAAAGTCCTTGGAAAACAACTTATATTTTGTTATGGACTCAGCATTATCCTCTGTGGAAAAGTGACTACTCCGCTTGGCAAAAGCAGATACTTAAGCTAGTTACAGAAAACCCAATTAAATCAGACACTCAATTGGTGGAATCTCAAAGCGATTTAACTGAAATTTATAATCCTATAAAACCTCAAATATTACCGCCAGAGATTCCAATTTCAGAAATTCATTTTTCCAATCCTTTCATTCCCAGAAATGGGATGATCGACAACCCGCAACTATTCTTCCCCAGAGAACGGGAAATAAGAAATATATTCGAGACGCTAAATAGTGGTAGCAGTGTCGCGGTGATTGGCCAAAGCGCGATGGGCAAATCTTCTCTACTAATGGAAATTTGCCGACAAGCACCCAATAAACTGACAACGCCACGACAGCCAATTTATTTAGAGTTAAACGGCTGTATGGATGAAAATCAAGTTTACAGCAGATTTGCTAATAAAATTGGTATTGAAATTAGTAATGGCGATCTATATTCAGCTTTGCAAAATCACAAATTATTACTAGCTTTAGATAATGTCGAGTGTCAGGGTTTCACTCGCTCCGTCAGAGATTGCCTTCGCTCTTTAGCTGAAGGCAGTCAGTCACCTTTAAAATTAGTCATTGCTGCTACTAAATTCCTTGATGAGTTATTTAATGATAGTCAAGCTGGTGGCACATCACCACTGGCAGGAATTTGTCAAAGTGAAGTATTGAAGCCTTGGAATGAAACAATTATTCGTAAGTTTATAGACAGTCGCCTCAAGGCTCCCTGGTTAAAATCTGTGACAAATCCTGTCAGTTTCACTGAGGAAGAAATTGCACTGCTAATCGCGGAAAGTGGCGGCCATCCTCAGAAATTAATGCAGTTATGCTATCAAACTTATGCTGGCTATCTGGAGGAAATACAATGA
- a CDS encoding GNAT family N-acetyltransferase, whose protein sequence is METRTLPKLPPILKTAEMVLVRPTIKDYPKVRPMLVSSSVMKFITTGVRSESQAYAEYFGWDEAWEKFGFGTYLAFDQRQQKLMGFTKLYVSDRSSFVQFGYALDEPYWNQGWGTKLGKICLELGFNQLNEPRLEAFAMVENKASRHILNKLGMYLESENFRYDGRHYCHYSMEAVEYFRLYQLRSSVPNYDRTQS, encoded by the coding sequence ATGGAAACCAGAACTCTACCAAAGTTACCTCCAATTTTAAAGACCGCAGAAATGGTATTAGTCCGCCCAACTATCAAGGATTATCCAAAGGTTCGTCCGATGCTGGTAAGCTCTTCTGTTATGAAATTTATTACAACGGGGGTTCGCTCTGAATCACAAGCATACGCCGAATACTTTGGCTGGGACGAAGCCTGGGAGAAATTTGGTTTTGGCACTTATTTAGCTTTCGATCAACGACAGCAGAAATTAATGGGATTCACGAAACTTTATGTAAGCGATCGCTCCTCATTTGTTCAGTTCGGCTATGCCCTAGACGAACCCTACTGGAATCAAGGATGGGGGACAAAATTGGGTAAAATTTGCCTAGAATTAGGCTTTAACCAGTTAAATGAACCGCGATTAGAGGCCTTCGCAATGGTTGAGAATAAAGCCTCACGTCATATCTTAAACAAGCTAGGAATGTACTTGGAATCGGAAAACTTTCGCTATGATGGTCGCCATTATTGCCATTACAGTATGGAGGCAGTCGAGTATTTTCGTCTCTATCAACTTCGGTCAAGTGTTCCTAATTACGATCGCACTCAATCTTAA
- a CDS encoding DUF6883 domain-containing protein — MKLPPNTTIAQAKITQYLLKLLPEDDKSLFLAQAGYTLANWQQLETDLRIQILPLDATPTEETRYGNKYQIRGSLTGPNGTTLQVVTIWMTEFLSQQTKFITLYPNKEA, encoded by the coding sequence GTGAAATTACCACCTAATACCACAATTGCTCAAGCCAAAATCACCCAATATTTACTGAAACTATTGCCAGAAGATGATAAATCCCTGTTTTTAGCACAAGCTGGCTATACTTTAGCAAACTGGCAACAGTTAGAAACGGATTTAAGAATCCAAATTTTACCACTAGATGCAACACCTACCGAGGAGACACGATATGGTAATAAATACCAAATACGAGGTTCCCTAACAGGGCCTAACGGGACAACCCTGCAAGTAGTTACCATTTGGATGACCGAGTTTTTATCCCAACAAACCAAATTTATCACCCTGTATCCAAACAAGGAAGCATAA
- a CDS encoding DUF4926 domain-containing protein, translating into MKFELFKRVALREDLPQYKLCRGDIATIVEHHPDPDEDGYSLEVFNAVGETLAVITVGESQIEQLSENEVLHVRRLDEAA; encoded by the coding sequence ATGAAATTTGAACTCTTTAAAAGAGTAGCTTTACGAGAAGATTTACCTCAGTACAAACTGTGTCGCGGCGATATTGCCACCATTGTCGAACATCATCCCGATCCAGATGAAGATGGGTACAGCCTAGAGGTATTTAATGCAGTAGGAGAAACCTTAGCAGTAATTACCGTCGGCGAGTCCCAGATTGAACAACTTTCCGAGAATGAAGTGTTGCACGTTAGGCGTTTAGACGAGGCGGCGTGA
- a CDS encoding RpnC/YadD family protein — protein MPEYLRTGIIAIHQLPRIPQTLWLRILGRGNAQKQAIDELEALPADSPLRTNALELFYQLQENLGFNQSLAIEDRELVMRLRPLFQERLAEVERQGEQRGEQRGEQRTKRLIVENLLRVRFGSLDEELSAIIEPLLALSPEEFTPLLVQLSREELLARFREESL, from the coding sequence ATGCCAGAATATTTGAGAACGGGAATTATCGCCATCCACCAACTACCCAGAATTCCACAAACCCTGTGGCTGAGAATTCTAGGTAGAGGTAATGCACAAAAACAGGCAATTGACGAACTAGAAGCATTACCAGCGGATAGCCCCCTCCGCACAAATGCGCTAGAATTGTTTTATCAATTGCAGGAAAACTTAGGCTTTAATCAAAGTTTAGCAATAGAAGATAGGGAGTTAGTTATGCGATTACGACCTCTTTTTCAAGAACGATTGGCAGAAGTAGAACGACAAGGAGAACAGCGCGGCGAACAGCGCGGCGAACAGCGCACTAAACGCCTCATTGTAGAAAATTTATTGCGCGTCAGGTTTGGCTCATTAGATGAGGAATTGTCAGCAATTATTGAGCCATTATTAGCTTTGTCGCCAGAAGAATTTACTCCCTTGCTGGTGCAATTATCCCGCGAGGAACTGTTAGCTAGATTCCGAGAGGAAAGTCTTTAG
- a CDS encoding CBS domain-containing protein, translating into MPKTVADVMTRDPILARPEMPLSEAIKILAERRISGLPVVDENEKLVGVISETDLMWQEVGVTPPAYIMLLDSVIYLENPGRYERELHKALGQTVGEVMSRDPITTTPDKSLPEAARLMHERSIHRLPVIDPTGKAIGILTRGDIVRAMAAEY; encoded by the coding sequence ATGCCCAAAACTGTAGCCGATGTAATGACCCGCGACCCCATCTTGGCGCGACCTGAAATGCCTCTTTCCGAAGCCATTAAGATTTTGGCCGAACGGCGGATTAGTGGCCTGCCAGTGGTGGATGAAAATGAGAAATTAGTAGGCGTTATCTCCGAAACAGACTTGATGTGGCAGGAAGTAGGGGTAACGCCCCCAGCATATATCATGCTACTCGATAGCGTGATTTACTTGGAGAATCCCGGCCGTTACGAACGAGAACTCCACAAAGCTTTAGGACAAACGGTTGGAGAAGTGATGAGTCGCGATCCCATTACTACTACACCCGATAAATCTCTCCCAGAAGCAGCGCGACTAATGCACGAGCGTAGCATCCATCGCTTGCCAGTGATCGATCCCACCGGCAAAGCGATCGGCATTCTGACGCGAGGAGATATTGTCCGAGCAATGGCCGCCGAGTATTAA
- the nblB gene encoding phycobilisome degradation protein NblB — protein MSITPESVQQLLSSQDLGDRLQALNKMRQLEPATAFDLIQGAIVDKNVRVRYAAVSQMATLGEQNLPQSLKVLRESLKDPEPDVQAAAADALGALKLTAAFEELEQLYHSTSEWLVQLSIVAALGDMGEPRAFELLEVALQSSNELIQTIAISALGELGDSRAVPAIVPYASNPDWQVRYRVAQALARLGGPEAEATLKTLASDEVEQVAQEAKTAQNTH, from the coding sequence ATGAGCATTACCCCTGAGTCTGTCCAGCAATTGCTAAGTTCCCAGGATCTAGGCGATCGCTTACAAGCATTGAATAAAATGCGCCAACTAGAACCGGCCACAGCTTTCGACCTGATCCAAGGTGCGATCGTCGATAAAAATGTCCGCGTCCGATATGCAGCCGTCAGTCAGATGGCTACCCTCGGCGAACAGAATTTGCCTCAATCTTTGAAAGTCTTGCGCGAAAGCCTCAAAGACCCCGAACCCGACGTGCAAGCCGCCGCCGCTGATGCCTTGGGTGCTTTGAAACTAACCGCAGCTTTTGAGGAATTGGAGCAACTTTACCACAGTACCTCCGAGTGGCTAGTCCAACTCAGCATCGTCGCCGCCTTGGGAGACATGGGAGAACCACGAGCTTTTGAACTGTTAGAAGTTGCTCTCCAATCCAGCAACGAACTGATCCAAACCATTGCCATTAGCGCACTAGGAGAATTAGGCGATAGTCGAGCAGTCCCCGCGATCGTACCCTACGCCTCCAATCCTGACTGGCAGGTGCGCTACAGAGTTGCCCAAGCCTTAGCCCGGTTAGGCGGCCCTGAAGCAGAAGCCACTCTCAAAACCCTAGCCAGCGATGAAGTAGAGCAAGTTGCCCAAGAAGCCAAAACTGCACAAAATACCCACTAA